One Tomitella gaofuii DNA segment encodes these proteins:
- a CDS encoding C40 family peptidase produces the protein MRGSVTALAVAVVCGSIVGQAGAEPQADPAVPVVDAQPVPDAPAADRARREAPDPAAAFAVPPAPTDPAAAVDQIITLSHEAERANQAVLAQQQKVDAAVADQQAAEARRDAAQAAVDAAQAAVERYRDTADRVAAANYQGVQVNKLYALMLSKSPQQLLDQMSVLDQITFETERRLAAYKSAEAEARAARADSAKAADQAAQATAAAQDAQARLRDKQDALQGRINEVRRLYGQMTGAARAQLAGALIPAGFDIAGIVGAGPEFAALQVALTRIGDPYVWGATGPHQFDCSGLVQWAYAQVGIDVPRTSQQQARGGTPVDPADMRPGDVVTFYDDVSHVGIYAGNGMMVHASTFGVPVKVQAVDSFPIHNVRRY, from the coding sequence GTGCGCGGATCGGTCACGGCGCTCGCCGTGGCGGTGGTCTGCGGGTCCATCGTCGGCCAGGCCGGCGCCGAACCGCAGGCGGATCCCGCCGTGCCGGTCGTCGACGCGCAGCCCGTGCCGGATGCTCCAGCGGCGGACCGTGCGCGCCGCGAGGCGCCCGACCCCGCCGCGGCGTTCGCGGTGCCGCCCGCTCCCACGGACCCTGCGGCGGCTGTCGATCAGATCATCACGCTGTCCCACGAGGCCGAGCGTGCCAATCAGGCGGTGCTCGCGCAGCAGCAGAAGGTCGACGCGGCGGTGGCCGACCAGCAGGCGGCCGAGGCCCGCAGGGATGCGGCGCAGGCCGCGGTGGATGCGGCGCAGGCCGCGGTGGAGCGGTACCGCGACACCGCGGACCGGGTCGCCGCCGCCAATTACCAAGGCGTGCAGGTGAACAAGCTGTACGCGTTGATGCTGAGCAAGTCGCCGCAGCAACTGCTGGATCAGATGTCGGTTCTCGACCAGATCACCTTCGAGACCGAGAGGCGGCTCGCCGCGTACAAGTCTGCCGAAGCCGAAGCGCGTGCGGCCCGTGCGGACTCGGCGAAGGCGGCCGACCAGGCCGCGCAGGCCACAGCGGCAGCCCAGGACGCGCAAGCCCGACTGCGTGACAAGCAGGACGCGCTCCAGGGCCGGATCAACGAAGTGCGCCGACTGTACGGGCAGATGACGGGCGCCGCCCGCGCGCAGCTCGCAGGGGCGCTCATCCCGGCCGGATTCGACATCGCCGGGATCGTCGGCGCGGGGCCGGAATTCGCGGCATTGCAGGTGGCGCTGACCCGCATCGGCGACCCCTACGTCTGGGGCGCCACCGGTCCGCACCAGTTCGACTGCTCCGGCCTTGTCCAATGGGCCTACGCCCAGGTCGGCATCGACGTCCCGCGCACCAGCCAGCAGCAGGCGCGGGGAGGCACTCCCGTGGATCCGGCGGACATGCGGCCGGGGGACGTGGTCACCTTCTACGACGACGTGTCACACGTGGGAATCTACGCAGGCAACGGGATGATGGTGCACGCCTCCACCTTCGGGGTGCCTGTCAAGGTGCAGGCCGTCGACTCGTTCCCGATCCACAACGTCCGGCGCTACTAG
- a CDS encoding glycosyltransferase family 4 protein, giving the protein MHRTLLVTNDFPPRAGGIQSYLHTFASQLPPESLVVYAPRWRGDSHVRFDAQQPFEVVRHPTTLMLPTPSVARRARQLIRSHDCRTVWFGAAAPLALLGPAMRRAGAERIVASTHGHEVGWSMLPGARQSLRRIGDDADVITYVSRYTRGRFAAAFGPNAALEHLPPGVDSDGFRPDPAARTALRRRYRLGERPVIVCLSRLVPRKGQDMLIRALPRIRARVSGATLLIVGGGPSADTLHALARRMDVEDHVVFTGSVPGGELVAHHNVADVFAMPCRTRGAGLDVEGLGIVFLEASACGVPVVAGDSGGAPETVLDGETGRVVDGRDVEEIAGAVAGVLEDPDRAARMGAAGREWVRENWRWDVLAGRLRELL; this is encoded by the coding sequence ATGCACAGGACGTTGCTGGTGACCAACGATTTTCCGCCCCGGGCGGGCGGTATCCAGTCCTACCTGCACACGTTCGCTTCCCAACTCCCACCCGAGTCCCTTGTGGTGTACGCGCCGCGGTGGCGGGGCGATTCGCACGTGCGCTTCGATGCGCAGCAGCCGTTCGAGGTGGTGCGACACCCCACCACGCTGATGCTGCCCACCCCGTCCGTCGCCCGGCGTGCGCGGCAGCTGATCCGGTCGCACGACTGCCGCACCGTGTGGTTCGGCGCGGCAGCGCCGCTGGCACTGCTGGGGCCCGCCATGCGGCGGGCGGGCGCCGAACGGATCGTCGCGAGCACGCACGGCCACGAGGTGGGCTGGTCGATGCTGCCCGGCGCGCGGCAGTCGTTGCGCCGGATCGGTGACGACGCCGACGTCATCACCTACGTGAGCCGCTACACCCGCGGCCGGTTCGCCGCGGCCTTCGGCCCGAATGCCGCGCTGGAACACCTGCCGCCCGGCGTGGACAGCGACGGGTTCCGCCCCGACCCGGCCGCGCGCACCGCGCTGCGACGTCGTTACCGGCTGGGGGAACGGCCCGTCATCGTGTGTCTGTCCAGGCTGGTGCCGCGCAAGGGGCAGGACATGCTCATCCGCGCGTTGCCCCGCATCCGGGCGAGGGTCAGCGGCGCGACGCTCCTCATCGTCGGCGGCGGACCGTCCGCGGACACGCTGCACGCGTTGGCACGGCGGATGGACGTGGAGGACCATGTGGTGTTCACCGGATCCGTGCCGGGCGGCGAGCTGGTGGCGCACCACAACGTGGCGGACGTCTTCGCGATGCCGTGCCGCACGCGCGGCGCGGGGCTGGACGTGGAGGGCCTGGGCATCGTCTTCCTGGAGGCGTCCGCGTGCGGCGTGCCGGTGGTGGCCGGCGACTCGGGCGGAGCCCCGGAGACCGTGCTCGACGGTGAGACCGGGCGGGTGGTCGACGGGCGCGACGTCGAGGAGATCGCCGGCGCGGTCGCGGGGGTGCTCGAGGACCCCGATCGGGCCGCTCGGATGGGGGCCGCCGGGCGCGAATGGGTGCGCGAGAACTGGCGCTGGGACGTGCTTGCGGGGCGCCTGCGCGAATTGCTGTGA
- a CDS encoding AMP-dependent synthetase/ligase, giving the protein MQEFTTPATFTVADDASAVDAVFDFAATDPALAVFDRLVDGRWTPVRADDFAGQVRAAAKGLVASGVEAGDRVALMSATRYEWSLLDYAIWAAGATTVPVYETSSTGQVEWILEDSQAKILIVEHDEHTATVAPIRDAAPALSAVFQIDPGGDTPDGAVAGLAERGRDVADTVIDDRVRGLTADSPAVLIYTSGTTGRPKGCRLTHRNLLAESHGAIAAFHTELRRGRRSLMFLPMAHVLAHAISIAAFQSKVTLGHFSDIPTLVPTFGEFKPNFILSVPRVFEKVYNTARQSAHDDSPLKGRIFDRADEVAVAWSMAQSDGGPGLLLQAQHTLFDKLVYSKLRAALGGECEIAISGGAPLGARLGHFFRGIGVTIYEGYGLTETTAAVAVNTVDHIKVGTVGRPLPGNSARIAEDGEILVSGPVVFDGYWRNEAATAESLEDGWFHTGDLGSLDADGYLSITGRKKEIIVTAGGKNVAPAGLEDSLRSHPLISQAMVVGDQKPFIAVLVTVDEDAWPAWKERNGKPGDATVADLTADPDLVAEIDGAVKAANRTVSHAESIKKFRILPKDFSEETGEITPTMKLKRNVVAASYAGEIEAIYAK; this is encoded by the coding sequence GTGCAAGAATTCACGACTCCAGCGACGTTCACCGTCGCCGATGACGCCTCGGCCGTCGACGCGGTCTTCGACTTCGCCGCCACCGACCCCGCATTGGCGGTGTTCGACCGGCTCGTCGACGGCAGGTGGACCCCGGTGCGCGCCGACGACTTCGCGGGACAGGTGCGTGCAGCCGCCAAGGGGCTCGTCGCCTCCGGCGTGGAAGCAGGCGACCGCGTGGCACTCATGTCGGCCACACGCTACGAATGGTCTCTGCTCGATTACGCGATCTGGGCCGCCGGGGCCACGACCGTCCCCGTGTACGAGACCTCGTCCACCGGCCAGGTGGAATGGATCCTCGAGGACTCGCAGGCCAAGATCCTCATCGTCGAACACGACGAGCACACCGCGACCGTCGCGCCGATCCGAGACGCGGCGCCGGCGCTGAGCGCGGTGTTCCAGATCGATCCCGGCGGCGACACCCCGGACGGCGCCGTCGCGGGCCTCGCCGAGCGCGGCAGGGACGTTGCGGACACCGTCATCGACGACCGCGTCCGCGGACTCACCGCGGACAGCCCCGCCGTGCTCATCTACACCTCCGGCACCACCGGCCGCCCCAAGGGCTGCAGGCTGACGCACCGCAACCTCCTGGCCGAGTCGCACGGCGCCATCGCCGCGTTCCACACCGAGCTGCGCAGGGGACGCCGCTCGTTGATGTTCCTGCCGATGGCGCACGTCCTCGCGCACGCGATCAGCATCGCCGCGTTCCAGAGCAAGGTCACGCTGGGCCACTTCTCCGACATCCCCACGCTGGTGCCCACGTTCGGGGAGTTCAAGCCCAACTTCATCCTCTCGGTGCCCCGCGTGTTCGAGAAGGTCTACAACACCGCCCGGCAGAGCGCGCACGACGACAGCCCTCTCAAGGGCCGGATCTTCGACCGGGCCGACGAGGTGGCGGTGGCCTGGAGTATGGCGCAGTCCGACGGCGGCCCGGGGCTGCTTCTGCAGGCGCAGCACACGCTGTTCGACAAGCTCGTGTACTCCAAACTGCGCGCGGCGCTCGGCGGCGAGTGCGAGATCGCGATCTCCGGCGGCGCACCGCTGGGCGCCCGGCTGGGCCACTTCTTCCGCGGCATCGGCGTGACCATCTACGAGGGCTACGGGCTCACCGAGACCACGGCCGCCGTCGCCGTGAACACCGTCGACCACATCAAGGTGGGCACCGTCGGACGCCCGCTGCCCGGCAATTCGGCGCGCATCGCCGAGGACGGCGAGATCCTGGTGAGTGGTCCCGTCGTATTCGACGGCTACTGGCGCAACGAAGCCGCCACCGCCGAGTCGCTCGAGGACGGCTGGTTCCACACCGGCGACCTGGGCTCGCTCGACGCCGACGGCTACCTGTCCATCACGGGCCGCAAGAAGGAGATCATCGTCACCGCCGGCGGCAAGAACGTCGCCCCCGCGGGGCTCGAGGACAGCCTGCGCAGCCACCCGTTGATCAGCCAGGCCATGGTGGTGGGCGACCAGAAACCGTTCATCGCGGTACTCGTCACGGTCGACGAGGACGCGTGGCCCGCTTGGAAGGAACGCAACGGCAAGCCGGGCGACGCCACCGTGGCAGACCTGACGGCGGACCCCGACCTGGTGGCGGAGATCGATGGGGCGGTCAAGGCCGCCAACCGCACAGTCTCGCACGCGGAGTCGATCAAGAAGTTCCGGATCCTGCCGAAGGACTTCTCGGAGGAGACCGGCGAGATCACCCCCACCATGAAGCTCAAGCGCAATGTGGTTGCGGCGTCGTACGCCGGCGAGATCGAGGCGATCTACGCGAAGTGA
- a CDS encoding SRPBCC family protein has product MADSTSGAITVAESPDVVMATIADLAAYPEWVSAVTSVEVLETGADGRIRTARFVMDAGMVKDTYVLAYDWAADGMSVRWELVEGQLQKSQHGSYSLARRDGGTEVVYQLAVDLHIPMIGLLKRKAEKVIINTALGELKKRVEA; this is encoded by the coding sequence ATGGCAGACAGTACGAGCGGTGCGATCACCGTGGCGGAGTCTCCGGACGTGGTGATGGCGACCATCGCCGACCTCGCGGCCTATCCGGAGTGGGTATCGGCGGTCACCTCCGTCGAAGTCCTGGAGACGGGGGCGGACGGGCGCATCCGGACGGCCAGGTTCGTCATGGACGCGGGGATGGTCAAGGACACGTACGTGCTGGCCTATGACTGGGCCGCCGACGGGATGTCGGTGCGTTGGGAGCTCGTCGAGGGGCAACTGCAGAAGTCGCAGCACGGCTCGTACTCGCTGGCCCGTCGCGACGGCGGTACCGAAGTTGTCTACCAGCTTGCCGTCGACCTGCACATCCCGATGATCGGCCTGCTCAAGCGCAAGGCGGAGAAGGTCATCATCAACACGGCGCTGGGCGAGCTGAAGAAGCGGGTGGAGGCCTGA
- a CDS encoding polyketide cyclase / dehydrase and lipid transport: MTGIQVADQGFIAAPAHEVAASVRNARSWRRWWPDLRLRIREDRGDKGVRWAVSGPLEGTMEVWLEPVLDGVVIHYFLHAEPVDPSASAGGHAAENRRRRVDGKAMVFEVKSVLEAGRAAGEPPRHRAAG, translated from the coding sequence GTGACAGGTATCCAGGTCGCGGATCAGGGCTTCATCGCCGCTCCGGCGCACGAGGTGGCCGCCTCGGTGCGCAATGCGCGCAGTTGGCGGCGCTGGTGGCCGGATCTGCGGCTGCGGATCAGGGAGGACCGCGGCGACAAGGGCGTCCGTTGGGCGGTGTCCGGGCCGCTCGAGGGCACGATGGAAGTGTGGCTCGAGCCGGTGCTCGACGGCGTGGTGATCCACTACTTCCTGCACGCGGAGCCGGTGGATCCGTCCGCATCCGCGGGCGGACACGCGGCGGAGAACAGACGGCGCAGGGTGGACGGCAAGGCGATGGTGTTCGAGGTCAAGTCGGTCCTGGAGGCAGGAAGGGCAGCGGGGGAGCCGCCGCGGCATCGCGCGGCGGGGTAG
- a CDS encoding ArsA family ATPase codes for MVGKGGVGKSTIASASAVAAARAGERVLLVSLDEAHSLRDVFGADSTDSAGVTGVVGPGSLELREVDTLALAADRWGALTGSVLGPRIAETAGELLPEELTTVPGVQEFLGMAEVADLAGSGRWDRVVIDCPPTGAALRMLEVPTALSAYLERLWPRHRRLGRIPSSARMLAAVGAAEQLESSVSRIGALVGDGARSAVTVVTAPGRVAAAETRRVLTALGLAGPPVHSVVVNRSRGVDGAEAEVYDGLRVVRVPEVEDEPVGVAALVRLSAALGRAAGPAAATASSVRDSAPATSVCLESGAGLDSVYTLSVRLPFADEVQAGRVGDDLVLTVDCVRRRVPLAPVLRRCTVQDAALGEGALRIRFRPDPEVWPL; via the coding sequence GTGGTCGGGAAAGGCGGCGTGGGCAAGTCGACGATCGCCTCCGCGTCGGCGGTGGCGGCGGCGCGAGCGGGGGAGCGCGTTCTCCTCGTCTCGTTGGACGAGGCCCATTCTCTGCGGGACGTGTTCGGCGCCGACAGCACCGACAGCGCCGGTGTGACCGGCGTCGTGGGGCCCGGCTCGTTGGAGCTCCGCGAGGTGGACACCCTGGCCCTCGCGGCCGACAGGTGGGGCGCGCTGACCGGATCGGTTCTGGGCCCCCGGATCGCGGAGACGGCGGGCGAGCTGCTGCCGGAGGAGCTCACCACCGTCCCCGGCGTCCAGGAGTTCCTGGGCATGGCCGAGGTGGCGGACCTGGCCGGCAGCGGCCGCTGGGACCGGGTGGTGATCGACTGCCCGCCCACGGGGGCGGCGCTGCGCATGCTCGAGGTTCCCACGGCCCTGTCGGCGTACTTGGAGAGGCTCTGGCCGCGGCACCGTCGACTGGGGCGCATCCCCTCGTCCGCACGCATGCTCGCGGCGGTGGGGGCCGCCGAGCAGCTCGAGTCGTCGGTCTCGCGCATCGGGGCGCTCGTGGGCGACGGCGCGCGCAGCGCGGTGACGGTGGTCACCGCGCCCGGGCGCGTCGCGGCCGCGGAGACCCGCCGCGTGCTCACGGCGTTGGGGCTCGCGGGGCCGCCGGTGCATTCGGTGGTGGTCAATCGTTCCCGCGGTGTGGACGGGGCGGAGGCGGAGGTCTACGACGGCCTGCGCGTGGTGCGGGTACCGGAGGTCGAGGACGAGCCGGTCGGTGTGGCGGCGCTCGTCCGGCTCTCCGCGGCGCTCGGCCGTGCAGCGGGTCCAGCCGCGGCGACGGCGTCGTCCGTGCGGGATTCCGCGCCCGCAACGAGCGTGTGCCTCGAATCCGGGGCCGGCCTCGATTCCGTGTACACGCTGTCGGTGCGGTTGCCGTTCGCGGACGAGGTGCAGGCGGGGAGGGTCGGCGACGACCTGGTCCTCACCGTGGACTGCGTGCGCCGCCGCGTGCCGTTGGCGCCGGTGTTGCGCCGGTGCACCGTGCAGGACGCGGCACTGGGCGAGGGCGCCCTGCGCATCCGTTTCCGGCCGGATCCGGAGGTGTGGCCGCTGTGA